A portion of the Bacteroides faecium genome contains these proteins:
- a CDS encoding sensor histidine kinase — translation MKEQSNYDYEKYLQIAQMAKIGWWESDLKNNEYICSDFIVDLLGLESNHISFTEFHQRIREDHRLRLKNEFLSLSNLETYEQMFPMRAKDGEIWVYSKISFQKPDEEGYRNMVGYLQCIDRPIDNSKENIDFLQVNSLLYQQNSISYSLLAFLQCDDIPQVINRILGDILKQFKGDRTYIVEIDRKKQVQNCTYEATAEGVSEEKDNLQDILWDDSFWWNHQITDRKSIILNTLNDMPAEAQEYRSLLETQNIKSLMAVPLIAKDEVWGYMGIDMVGTHRSWSNVDLQWFSSLANIISICIELRKSEIQAKADRQALDHSEKILRNIYKNLPVGIELYDKDGYLVDINDKEREMFGLTDVNEVLGVNLFNNPNIPEKVKEKLRAKEDVNFSINYDFSKINTYIESHRKGIINLTTKVTTLYDSQNQFINYLFINIDTTETTNAYTKIQEFENLFLLIGDYANVGFAHFNVMTRDGYAQDTWYRNLGEKEGIPMPEVIGVYNHVVPEDQAVLKNFVREVKEGKTTSLRKEVRVCRDNGKYTWTSINVMVRDYRPADGVIEMLCINYDITALKETEQKLIIARDKAEELDRLKSAFLANMSHEIRTPLNAIVGFSSLMAETDSRDERQEYIKIVQENNELLLQLISDILDLSKIEAGTFNFVYTNVDVNDTCSEIIKSMSMKVSNDVELILERPIPECYIYTDKTRFIQVISNFINNALKFTQHGNIVLGYEQVSHQRIKFYVRDTGVGIPEDKQKSVFERFVKLNTFVQGTGLGLSICKSIVSQMGGEIGVESTEGAGSCFWFTHPYHAAD, via the coding sequence ATGAAAGAACAATCAAATTATGACTATGAAAAATACCTTCAGATAGCGCAGATGGCCAAAATTGGATGGTGGGAGTCAGATTTGAAGAATAATGAATATATCTGCTCCGACTTTATTGTAGACTTGCTCGGTCTTGAAAGCAACCATATCAGTTTTACGGAATTTCATCAAAGGATACGTGAAGACCACCGCTTGCGCCTGAAAAACGAGTTCCTGTCCCTTTCGAATCTGGAAACCTACGAACAGATGTTCCCCATGCGGGCAAAAGACGGGGAAATATGGGTATATTCCAAAATCAGTTTTCAGAAACCGGATGAGGAAGGATATAGAAATATGGTCGGCTACCTGCAATGTATAGACAGGCCGATTGATAATTCAAAGGAGAATATAGACTTTCTTCAAGTAAACAGTCTGCTTTACCAGCAGAACAGCATTTCATATTCATTGCTCGCTTTCCTGCAATGTGATGATATACCACAAGTGATTAACCGGATACTGGGGGATATTCTCAAACAATTCAAGGGCGACCGTACGTATATCGTCGAAATAGACAGAAAGAAGCAGGTACAGAACTGTACGTACGAGGCAACAGCAGAAGGAGTGTCCGAAGAAAAGGACAATCTTCAAGATATTCTTTGGGACGATTCTTTTTGGTGGAATCATCAGATTACGGACAGGAAATCCATTATCCTGAATACACTGAACGACATGCCTGCGGAAGCCCAAGAATACCGCAGTCTGTTGGAAACCCAGAATATCAAATCATTAATGGCCGTCCCCCTTATCGCCAAGGATGAAGTATGGGGATATATGGGCATTGATATGGTAGGCACACACCGTAGTTGGAGTAATGTTGACCTTCAGTGGTTTTCTTCATTGGCAAATATTATCAGTATTTGCATAGAACTGCGTAAATCGGAAATTCAGGCGAAAGCAGACCGCCAGGCGTTGGACCATAGCGAGAAGATTCTGAGAAATATCTATAAGAACCTGCCCGTCGGTATCGAACTCTACGACAAAGACGGTTATCTGGTTGACATCAATGATAAGGAACGCGAGATGTTCGGTCTGACAGATGTCAATGAAGTGTTGGGAGTCAACCTGTTCAATAACCCCAATATCCCGGAAAAAGTAAAAGAGAAATTGAGGGCTAAGGAAGATGTGAATTTCTCTATTAATTATGATTTCTCGAAAATAAACACATATATAGAGAGTCACAGAAAAGGAATAATCAACCTTACAACCAAAGTGACGACTCTCTATGATTCTCAGAACCAGTTTATCAATTATCTGTTTATCAACATTGATACGACAGAAACGACCAACGCATATACCAAGATACAGGAATTCGAGAATCTGTTTCTTTTAATCGGTGATTATGCCAATGTGGGATTTGCGCATTTCAATGTGATGACAAGAGACGGATACGCCCAAGATACCTGGTACAGGAACTTAGGCGAAAAAGAAGGAATTCCTATGCCCGAAGTTATTGGAGTGTATAATCATGTAGTTCCCGAGGACCAAGCTGTTCTGAAGAACTTCGTGCGCGAAGTAAAAGAAGGCAAGACTACCAGCCTGCGTAAAGAAGTCCGCGTTTGTAGGGATAACGGTAAATATACCTGGACCAGTATCAATGTGATGGTCAGAGATTATCGCCCGGCAGATGGGGTTATCGAGATGTTGTGCATCAATTATGATATTACCGCACTGAAAGAAACTGAACAAAAATTAATCATAGCCCGTGACAAGGCAGAAGAACTGGACCGCTTGAAATCTGCTTTCCTGGCCAATATGAGCCATGAAATCCGTACTCCGCTCAATGCCATTGTCGGTTTCTCGAGCCTGATGGCGGAAACGGACAGCAGGGACGAACGGCAGGAGTATATAAAAATCGTACAGGAAAACAACGAACTGCTCCTGCAACTTATCTCTGATATTCTTGACCTTTCGAAAATAGAAGCGGGAACTTTCAACTTTGTATATACAAACGTAGATGTTAACGATACTTGCTCCGAAATCATCAAGTCGATGAGTATGAAAGTAAGTAATGACGTCGAACTGATTCTTGAACGACCGATACCGGAATGTTATATATACACGGATAAAACCAGGTTCATACAAGTGATTAGTAACTTTATAAATAATGCACTGAAGTTTACCCAGCATGGAAACATTGTTTTGGGATATGAACAAGTGTCGCATCAAAGAATAAAATTCTATGTACGCGACACTGGCGTAGGAATACCGGAAGACAAACAGAAAAGCGTATTTGAACGCTTTGTGAAGTTGAATACTTTTGTCCAGGGCACAGGTCTGGGACTTTCGATTTGCAAAAGTATCGTTTCTCAAATGGGTGGAGAGATTGGTGTCGAATCAACCGAAGGAGCCGGTTCCTGCTTTTGGTTTACGCATCCATATCATGCTGCCGATTGA
- a CDS encoding alpha-d-galacturonidase: MKNTKLFMFAACALLLTACGKQTVKIMTPPDASNRVLFGAEQLQTTLDKAGYQVMMQQGDTTFSDPEIKTILLTEVNDTTLKKEGFHITTASNLTKISGRDGSGVIYGCRELIDRVNDSEGKLDFPEELKDGPEMVLRGACVGLQKMTYLPGHGVYEYPYTPESFPWFYDKEQWIKYLDMLVANRMNSLYLWNGHPFASLVKLEDYPFALEVDEETFKKNEEMFSFLTEEADKRGIFVIQMFYNIILSKPFAEHYGLKTQDRNRPITSLIADYTRKSIAAFIEKYPNVGLLVCLGEAMCTVEDDVEWFTKTIIPGVKDGLQALGRTDEPPLLLRAHDTDCKLVMDAALPIYKNLYTMHKYNGESLTTYEPRGPWSKIHTDLSSLGSIHISNVHILANLEPFRWGSPDFVQKAVQAMHNVHGANALHLYPQASYWDWPYTADKLPNGEREFQLDRDWIWYQTWGRYAWNCHRDRTDEVGYWNQQLGKFYGTSDENAGNIRVAYEESGEIAPKLLRRFGITEGNRQTLLLGMFMSQLVNPYKYTIYPGFYESCGPEGEKLIEYVEKEWKKQPHTGEMPLDIVAQVIEHGDKAVAAIDKAAASVSSNKDEFARLQTDMHCYREFAYAFNLKVKAAKLVLDYQWGKDIKNLEEAIPLMEQSLEHYRKLVELTDEHYLYANSMQTAQRRIPIGGDDGKNKTWKELLVHYEKELENFKTNLAMLKEKQNGNTVTETVEIAAWTPADVKLISNYPTVKLDEGTSLFADLPGKIEAIAPELKGMKAFRFNGNEQREKGTSITFETDAPVKLMVAYFKDDQKKYAKAPKLEIDASANDYGQAEPVLTNAVRINGMPLANVHAYSFPAGKHTLMLPKGYLQVLGFTAADTKARNAGLAGDEETMDWLFY; encoded by the coding sequence ATGAAGAATACCAAATTATTCATGTTTGCGGCATGCGCACTACTATTGACGGCGTGTGGCAAGCAAACTGTGAAAATTATGACTCCGCCGGATGCGTCGAACCGCGTCCTGTTCGGTGCGGAACAGTTACAGACTACCCTGGATAAAGCCGGTTATCAGGTAATGATGCAACAGGGGGACACCACATTCTCCGACCCGGAAATAAAGACAATTCTGCTGACAGAAGTAAATGATACCACTCTGAAAAAAGAGGGTTTTCATATTACGACTGCCAGCAATCTTACCAAAATCTCCGGCAGGGACGGCAGCGGTGTAATCTACGGATGCCGTGAACTGATAGACCGTGTGAACGATTCAGAAGGGAAACTGGACTTCCCTGAAGAGTTGAAGGACGGGCCGGAAATGGTACTTCGCGGCGCTTGTGTGGGTTTGCAGAAAATGACTTATCTGCCGGGACACGGTGTTTATGAATATCCCTATACTCCCGAGAGTTTCCCGTGGTTCTATGATAAGGAGCAATGGATTAAATACTTGGATATGCTGGTTGCCAACCGTATGAATTCCCTGTATCTCTGGAACGGACACCCGTTTGCGTCATTGGTGAAACTGGAAGATTATCCGTTTGCACTGGAAGTGGACGAGGAAACATTCAAGAAAAATGAGGAGATGTTCTCTTTCCTTACGGAAGAAGCGGATAAGCGTGGTATTTTCGTCATTCAGATGTTCTATAATATTATTCTTTCTAAACCGTTTGCGGAACATTACGGCTTGAAAACCCAAGACCGTAACCGTCCTATCACTTCGCTGATTGCTGATTATACCCGTAAGAGTATTGCCGCCTTTATCGAGAAATATCCGAATGTAGGATTATTGGTTTGCCTGGGTGAAGCGATGTGTACGGTAGAGGATGACGTGGAATGGTTTACCAAAACGATTATTCCGGGAGTAAAGGATGGATTGCAGGCATTGGGACGGACGGACGAACCGCCTCTCTTGCTGCGTGCGCACGATACGGATTGTAAGTTGGTAATGGATGCTGCGCTGCCGATATATAAGAATCTTTATACAATGCATAAGTACAACGGCGAGTCTCTGACAACGTATGAGCCACGCGGTCCCTGGTCGAAGATTCATACAGATTTGAGTTCTTTGGGCTCTATCCATATCAGCAATGTACATATCCTGGCAAACTTGGAACCGTTCCGTTGGGGTTCTCCTGATTTCGTCCAAAAAGCGGTGCAGGCCATGCACAATGTACATGGCGCCAATGCCCTGCATCTTTATCCGCAGGCTTCTTACTGGGATTGGCCTTATACTGCCGACAAACTGCCGAATGGCGAGCGTGAGTTCCAATTAGACCGTGACTGGATTTGGTATCAGACATGGGGACGCTATGCATGGAATTGCCATCGTGACCGTACGGATGAAGTCGGTTATTGGAACCAACAGTTAGGCAAGTTCTACGGAACATCTGACGAGAATGCAGGTAATATCCGCGTGGCTTATGAAGAAAGCGGGGAGATTGCTCCGAAACTGCTCCGCCGTTTTGGTATCACGGAAGGAAATCGTCAGACATTGTTGCTGGGTATGTTTATGAGTCAGCTTGTCAATCCTTATAAATACACTATTTACCCTGGATTCTATGAAAGCTGCGGACCGGAAGGCGAGAAGTTGATTGAATATGTAGAGAAAGAATGGAAAAAACAACCTCATACAGGGGAAATGCCTTTGGATATTGTTGCCCAAGTGATAGAGCATGGCGACAAGGCTGTGGCGGCGATAGATAAGGCAGCCGCTTCCGTATCTTCCAATAAAGATGAGTTTGCACGTTTACAGACTGATATGCATTGTTATCGTGAATTTGCGTATGCGTTCAACCTGAAAGTGAAAGCCGCGAAGTTGGTATTGGATTATCAATGGGGAAAAGACATTAAGAACCTGGAAGAGGCTATTCCTCTCATGGAGCAAAGTTTGGAACATTATCGCAAGTTGGTGGAATTGACCGATGAACACTATTTGTACGCAAACAGTATGCAGACCGCACAACGTCGTATTCCTATCGGCGGGGATGACGGAAAGAATAAGACTTGGAAAGAATTGTTGGTACACTATGAAAAGGAACTGGAGAATTTCAAGACCAATCTCGCCATGTTGAAAGAGAAACAGAACGGAAATACGGTTACTGAAACAGTCGAAATTGCTGCCTGGACTCCTGCTGACGTGAAACTAATATCCAACTATCCAACCGTGAAACTGGATGAAGGAACATCATTATTTGCCGACCTTCCCGGCAAGATAGAAGCGATAGCTCCCGAACTGAAAGGAATGAAAGCATTCCGCTTTAACGGAAATGAGCAACGCGAAAAGGGGACAAGCATCACTTTTGAAACCGATGCTCCGGTGAAATTAATGGTGGCTTATTTCAAGGACGACCAGAAGAAATACGCGAAAGCTCCGAAATTGGAAATAGATGCTTCCGCCAATGATTATGGACAGGCGGAACCGGTATTGACGAATGCGGTTCGTATCAACGGAATGCCTTTGGCAAATGTACATGCATATAGTTTCCCGGCAGGAAAACATACGTTGATGTTACCAAAAGGTTATTTGCAGGTGCTGGGATTTACGGCTGCGGATACGAAAGCACGTAATGCCGGACTTGCCGGAGATGAGGAAACTATGGATTGGCTGTTCTATTAA
- a CDS encoding CDGSH iron-sulfur domain-containing protein: MTKKDEFPIEEGSKEAPEQFYIKIMPDGPYFVYGNPPIDQEIIMPNAEGSSWVYQKGKHFETSENPVHLCRCGHSKHKPFCDGSHKHADWDPRETAPHRPLLEEAEEIDGPTMTLGDNERYCAFARFCDARERIWNLVEKAETEEERELVRREAGHCPSGRLVVWDKDTEEVFEPPFEPSIGIIEDPGIKVSGPIWVKGGIRIEGADGRSYEVRNRVTLCRCGQSSNKPFCDGTHASMHFCDGIPLEKGKGEW, from the coding sequence ATGACTAAGAAAGACGAATTTCCAATCGAAGAGGGGAGTAAAGAAGCCCCCGAACAGTTTTACATTAAGATTATGCCCGACGGACCGTATTTTGTTTATGGCAATCCGCCTATTGACCAGGAAATAATAATGCCGAATGCAGAAGGTTCTTCCTGGGTATATCAGAAGGGGAAACATTTTGAAACATCGGAAAACCCCGTTCATCTATGCCGTTGCGGCCATTCCAAACATAAACCGTTCTGCGATGGCTCGCATAAGCATGCCGACTGGGATCCGAGAGAAACAGCCCCGCATCGTCCTTTACTGGAAGAAGCAGAAGAAATAGACGGTCCGACAATGACGCTTGGCGATAATGAGAGATATTGTGCCTTCGCGCGTTTCTGTGATGCACGCGAGCGAATCTGGAATTTAGTGGAAAAAGCAGAGACAGAGGAAGAACGCGAACTCGTTCGCCGGGAAGCCGGACACTGCCCTTCGGGAAGATTAGTCGTATGGGATAAAGATACGGAAGAAGTTTTTGAACCGCCTTTCGAGCCGTCTATCGGAATTATAGAAGACCCGGGCATTAAAGTGAGCGGTCCTATTTGGGTGAAAGGCGGTATTCGTATTGAAGGAGCCGATGGAAGGAGTTATGAGGTGAGAAACAGGGTGACATTGTGCCGTTGTGGGCAATCGTCTAATAAACCTTTCTGTGACGGTACGCATGCCAGTATGCATTTCTGCGATGGCATCCCGTTGGAAAAAGGAAAGGGGGAATGGTAA